The following coding sequences lie in one Pseudomonas monsensis genomic window:
- a CDS encoding tRNA-uridine aminocarboxypropyltransferase, with amino-acid sequence MNHAPNAVARLRDQREDEGIKPIQARGFRSERCRDCRVISSHCLCAWRPSVETRSGVCLIMTGKEVFKPSNTGWLIADVVRDNHAFIWSRTEPDPQMLALLNDPQWQPYLVFPGEYVEPSRVTNAVAADSHKRPLFILLDATWTEARKMFRKSPYFDRLPILSLLPDKLSRYRLRRSTRSEHLCTAEVAALCLELAGDSDAASALDAYFDVFSQHYLGAKQQRDVNESTPAHAELRPFIRKPQAVLAQ; translated from the coding sequence ATGAATCACGCCCCCAACGCCGTAGCCCGCCTGCGCGATCAGCGCGAGGATGAGGGCATCAAACCGATTCAGGCCCGTGGCTTTCGTTCCGAACGTTGCCGCGATTGTCGGGTGATCAGCAGCCATTGCCTGTGTGCCTGGCGGCCAAGTGTAGAAACGCGCTCTGGCGTGTGCCTGATCATGACCGGCAAGGAAGTGTTCAAACCGAGCAACACCGGTTGGCTGATTGCCGATGTGGTGCGGGACAACCATGCATTCATCTGGTCGCGCACCGAGCCCGACCCGCAGATGCTGGCGCTGCTCAACGACCCGCAATGGCAGCCGTATCTGGTGTTCCCCGGCGAGTACGTCGAACCGTCGCGGGTGACCAACGCCGTTGCCGCCGATAGTCATAAGCGCCCGCTGTTCATCTTGCTCGACGCAACGTGGACCGAAGCGCGCAAGATGTTTCGCAAGAGCCCGTATTTCGACCGTTTGCCGATCCTGAGCCTGCTGCCCGACAAACTGTCGCGCTACCGCTTGCGCCGTTCGACCCGCAGCGAGCATCTGTGCACCGCCGAAGTGGCAGCGTTGTGCCTGGAACTGGCGGGCGACAGCGACGCCGCCTCGGCGCTGGATGCCTATTTCGACGTGTTCAGCCAGCATTACCTGGGCGCCAAACAGCAACGGGACGTCAACGAGTCGACGCCGGCCCATGCCGAGTTGCGACCCTTTATACGAAAGCCGCAAGCGGTGTTGGCCCAATAG
- the erdR gene encoding response regulator transcription factor ErdR, whose protein sequence is MATYDILIADDHPLFRSALHQAVTLGLGPDVRLVEVASIAELEARLTEKADWDLVLLDLNMPGAYGFSGLVLLRGQYPQIPVVMVSAQEEASVMVKSREFGASGFIPKSSDLSVIQEAVRKVLDGDVFWPPQAFEAVSVSDEAKAASDGLASLTPQQFRVLTMVCEGLLNKQIAYELSVSEATIKAHVTAIFRKLNVRTRTQAALLLQQLESISS, encoded by the coding sequence ATGGCCACATACGACATCCTGATTGCCGATGATCACCCCCTGTTTCGTAGCGCACTGCATCAAGCGGTGACGCTGGGCCTCGGCCCGGATGTACGGCTGGTGGAAGTGGCGAGCATCGCCGAGCTGGAAGCGCGTCTGACCGAAAAGGCTGACTGGGATCTGGTCCTGCTGGACCTGAACATGCCCGGCGCCTACGGTTTCTCCGGCCTGGTGCTGCTGCGCGGGCAATACCCGCAGATTCCGGTGGTGATGGTGTCGGCGCAGGAAGAAGCCTCGGTCATGGTCAAGTCCCGCGAGTTCGGCGCCAGCGGCTTTATTCCCAAGTCCAGCGACCTGAGCGTGATTCAGGAAGCGGTGCGCAAAGTGCTCGACGGCGATGTGTTCTGGCCACCGCAAGCCTTCGAAGCGGTCAGCGTGTCCGACGAGGCCAAGGCCGCCAGCGATGGCCTCGCCAGCCTGACGCCGCAACAGTTCCGCGTGCTGACGATGGTCTGCGAAGGGTTGTTGAACAAGCAGATTGCCTACGAGCTGAGTGTGTCGGAAGCGACCATCAAGGCCCACGTGACAGCGATCTTTCGCAAGTTGAATGTGCGCACCCGGACTCAGGCGGCCTTGCTTCTGCAACAACTTGAGTCAATTTCGAGCTGA
- a CDS encoding diacylglycerol kinase, which produces MSPFKGQTGLKRILNASGYSLDGLRAAFTGEAAFRQLVLLNVVLIPLTFFLNVSRVEQAVLIAVCLLALIVELLNSAVEAAIDRISLELHPLSKNAKDMGSAAQFVALSMIALVWAVILL; this is translated from the coding sequence ATGTCACCTTTCAAGGGCCAGACTGGCCTGAAACGCATCCTCAACGCTTCCGGTTATTCGCTCGACGGTCTGCGCGCAGCCTTCACCGGTGAAGCGGCATTCCGCCAGTTGGTGCTGCTCAATGTGGTGTTGATCCCACTGACGTTTTTCCTGAATGTCAGCCGTGTCGAGCAGGCGGTGTTGATCGCTGTCTGCCTGCTGGCGCTGATCGTCGAGTTGCTGAACTCGGCAGTGGAAGCGGCCATCGACCGCATCTCGCTGGAATTGCACCCGCTGTCAAAGAACGCCAAGGACATGGGCAGCGCCGCGCAATTCGTGGCACTGAGCATGATTGCCCTGGTGTGGGCAGTGATTCTGCTTTAA
- a CDS encoding LysR family transcriptional regulator: MRFTLRQLQVFVAVAQQESVSRAAGLLNLSQSAASTSITELERQSSCQLFDRAGKRLSLNALGKQLLPQAVALLDQAKEIEDLLNGKSGFGSLSVGATLTIGNYLATLLIGGFMQRHPESQVKLHVQNTANIVQQVAHYEIDLGLIEGDCSHPDIEVQSWVEDELVVFCAPQHPLAKRGSATMEELTHEAWILREQGSGTRLTFDQAMRHHRSALNIRLELEHTEAIKRAVESGLGIGCISRLALRDAFRRGSLVPVETPDLDLARQFYFIWHKQKYQTSAMREFLELCRAFTAGVQRSDEIVLPNIA, translated from the coding sequence ATGCGATTTACTCTCCGTCAACTGCAAGTCTTCGTCGCCGTCGCCCAGCAGGAAAGCGTATCCCGTGCTGCGGGTCTGCTCAACCTCTCGCAATCGGCTGCCAGCACCTCGATCACCGAACTGGAGCGCCAGTCCAGCTGCCAGCTGTTCGATCGCGCGGGTAAACGCCTGAGCCTCAACGCCCTTGGCAAACAACTGTTGCCGCAAGCGGTGGCCCTGCTCGATCAGGCCAAGGAAATCGAAGACCTGCTCAACGGCAAATCCGGTTTCGGCTCGCTGTCGGTGGGAGCGACGCTGACCATCGGCAATTATCTGGCAACCCTGCTGATCGGCGGTTTCATGCAGCGCCACCCGGAAAGCCAAGTGAAGCTGCACGTACAGAACACTGCCAATATCGTGCAACAAGTCGCCCATTACGAAATTGATCTGGGTCTAATCGAAGGCGATTGCAGCCATCCGGACATCGAAGTGCAGAGCTGGGTCGAGGATGAGCTGGTGGTGTTCTGCGCGCCGCAACACCCGCTGGCCAAACGCGGCAGTGCAACCATGGAAGAATTGACCCACGAGGCGTGGATTCTGCGGGAACAGGGTTCCGGCACGCGGCTGACCTTCGATCAGGCCATGCGTCATCATCGCAGCGCGCTGAATATCCGGCTGGAGCTGGAACACACCGAAGCGATCAAACGCGCGGTGGAATCGGGGCTGGGGATTGGCTGCATCTCGCGGCTGGCACTGCGCGATGCATTTCGGCGCGGCAGTCTGGTGCCGGTGGAGACACCGGACCTGGACCTGGCCCGGCAGTTCTACTTCATCTGGCACAAGCAGAAATACCAGACTTCGGCCATGCGCGAGTTTCTCGAACTGTGCCGCGCTTTCACCGCCGGGGTGCAGCGCAGCGACGAGATCGTCTTGCCAAATATCGCTTAA
- the fpr gene encoding ferredoxin-NADP reductase codes for MSNMNHERVLSVHHWNDTLFSFKCTRDPGLRFENGQFVMIGLQQPNGRPLMRAYSIASPNWEEHLEFFSIKVPDGPLTSQLQHLKEGDEIIISKKPTGTLVLDDLNPGKHLYLLSTGTGLAPFMSVIQDPETYERFEKVILVHGVRYVNEVAYREFITEHLPQNEFFGEALRDKLIYYPTVTREPFENQGRLTDLMRSGKLFSDIGLPPINPQDDRAMICGSPSMLDETSEVLDSFGLKISARMREPGDYLIERAFVEK; via the coding sequence ATGAGCAACATGAACCACGAGCGTGTCCTCAGTGTTCATCACTGGAACGACACTCTGTTCAGCTTCAAGTGCACCCGCGATCCGGGCCTGCGCTTCGAGAACGGTCAGTTCGTGATGATCGGCCTGCAACAGCCCAACGGCCGCCCGCTTATGCGCGCTTACTCGATTGCCAGCCCGAACTGGGAAGAGCATCTCGAGTTCTTCAGCATCAAAGTGCCTGACGGTCCGCTGACTTCGCAACTGCAGCACCTGAAGGAAGGCGACGAGATCATCATCTCGAAAAAGCCTACCGGCACCCTGGTACTGGACGACCTGAATCCGGGCAAACACCTGTATCTGCTGAGCACCGGTACCGGTCTGGCGCCGTTCATGAGCGTGATCCAGGACCCGGAAACCTACGAACGCTTTGAAAAAGTGATCCTGGTGCACGGTGTGCGTTACGTCAACGAAGTCGCCTACCGCGAATTCATCACCGAGCACCTGCCGCAGAACGAGTTCTTCGGCGAGGCGCTGCGTGACAAGCTGATCTACTACCCGACCGTGACCCGTGAGCCGTTCGAGAACCAGGGCCGTCTGACCGACCTGATGCGCAGCGGCAAGCTGTTCAGCGACATCGGTCTGCCACCGATCAACCCGCAGGACGACCGCGCGATGATCTGCGGCAGCCCGAGCATGCTCGACGAGACCAGCGAAGTGCTCGACAGCTTCGGCCTGAAGATCTCGGCGCGGATGCGCGAGCCGGGTGATTACCTGATCGAGCGTGCATTCGTCGAGAAGTAA
- the tsaA gene encoding tRNA (N6-threonylcarbamoyladenosine(37)-N6)-methyltransferase TrmO, producing the protein MTYSVSPIGYVRSCFKEKFAIPRQPQLAPAARGVLELVAPFDQGDAVQGLEQVSHVWLLFLFHQALEDKPRLKVRPPRLGGNKSMGVFATRATHRPNGIGQSVVKLDKVEANRLFISGIDLLDGTPVLDIKPYVPYADIIPEAANSIASAAPQLIDVQWTDSALQQAHTHAQRLDEPLVELIDQCLAQDPRPAYQTPLPEREYGAQFWDLDVRWHYPTPEQIRVLEVIPAEA; encoded by the coding sequence ATGACTTACAGCGTCTCTCCCATCGGCTACGTGCGCTCCTGCTTCAAGGAGAAGTTCGCCATCCCCCGCCAACCGCAACTGGCCCCCGCTGCCCGTGGTGTGCTGGAACTGGTGGCGCCGTTCGATCAGGGAGATGCCGTGCAGGGCCTGGAACAGGTAAGCCACGTCTGGTTGCTGTTTCTGTTCCATCAGGCGCTGGAAGACAAACCTCGCCTGAAAGTGCGCCCGCCACGCTTGGGTGGCAACAAATCCATGGGCGTATTCGCCACCCGCGCCACGCACCGACCGAACGGCATCGGCCAATCAGTGGTGAAACTGGACAAGGTCGAAGCCAATCGCCTGTTCATCTCCGGGATCGACTTGCTTGATGGCACGCCGGTTCTCGACATCAAACCCTACGTGCCATACGCCGATATCATCCCCGAAGCCGCCAACAGCATCGCCAGCGCCGCGCCACAGCTGATTGACGTGCAGTGGACGGATTCGGCGCTGCAACAGGCGCACACACACGCTCAGCGCCTCGACGAGCCGTTGGTTGAGCTGATTGACCAGTGTCTGGCTCAGGATCCGCGCCCGGCGTATCAAACCCCGCTGCCCGAGCGCGAGTACGGCGCACAATTCTGGGATCTGGACGTGCGCTGGCATTACCCGACACCGGAGCAGATCCGCGTGCTCGAAGTGATCCCCGCCGAGGCGTAA
- a CDS encoding SDR family oxidoreductase yields the protein MHPYFSLQGRTALVTGGTRGIGKMIAKAFVEAGARVYVCSRDAEACHQTAEELGALGTCHGVAANLASEDGVHALAARLGEQITHLDILVNNAGTTWGAPLESYPVKGWEKVMQLNVTSVFSCIQQFLPLLRKAGSAANPARIINIGSVAGISSFGEQAYAYGPSKAALHQLSRILARELVSQHINVNVIAPGRFPSKMTRHIGNDEQALAEDTALIPMKRWGREEEMAALAISLASTAGAYMTGNIIPLDGGFSL from the coding sequence ATGCATCCGTACTTCTCCCTGCAAGGCCGCACCGCTCTGGTGACCGGCGGCACCCGTGGAATCGGCAAAATGATCGCCAAGGCTTTTGTCGAGGCCGGCGCCCGTGTTTACGTCTGCTCCCGCGACGCCGAAGCCTGCCATCAAACCGCTGAAGAACTCGGTGCCTTGGGCACTTGTCACGGCGTGGCGGCGAATCTGGCCAGCGAAGACGGCGTGCACGCACTCGCCGCGCGACTGGGCGAGCAGATCACTCACCTGGATATTCTGGTCAACAACGCCGGCACCACTTGGGGCGCGCCACTGGAGAGTTACCCGGTCAAGGGCTGGGAAAAGGTCATGCAGCTCAACGTGACATCAGTGTTCAGTTGCATCCAGCAGTTTCTGCCGTTGTTGCGCAAGGCCGGTTCGGCAGCGAATCCGGCGCGGATCATCAACATCGGCTCGGTGGCGGGGATTTCCTCCTTTGGCGAGCAGGCTTATGCCTACGGGCCGAGTAAAGCCGCCCTGCATCAGTTGTCGCGGATTCTGGCCCGGGAGCTGGTCAGCCAGCACATCAACGTCAACGTGATTGCACCGGGACGGTTTCCGAGCAAGATGACCCGGCATATCGGCAACGATGAGCAGGCGCTGGCTGAGGATACGGCGCTGATCCCGATGAAACGTTGGGGGCGCGAGGAGGAGATGGCGGCGTTGGCGATCAGTCTGGCGAGTACGGCTGGCGCTTATATGACCGGGAATATCATTCCGCTGGATGGTGGGTTCAGCCTCTGA
- a CDS encoding DUF1456 family protein, producing the protein MVHNDVLRSVRYMLDISDKKVVEIIKLGGMDVTLADVVTWLDKKEEDEEGFVRCPDEVIAHFLDGLVIFKRGKDESRPPQPIEVPVTNNIILKKLRVAFELKEDDMHAILKAAEFPVSKPELSALFRKVGHTNYRPCGDQLLRNFLKGLTLRVRA; encoded by the coding sequence ATGGTTCATAACGACGTACTGCGCAGCGTGCGCTACATGCTCGACATCAGCGACAAGAAAGTGGTCGAGATCATCAAACTCGGCGGCATGGACGTCACCCTTGCCGACGTGGTGACCTGGCTCGACAAGAAAGAAGAAGACGAAGAAGGTTTCGTGCGTTGCCCGGACGAGGTCATCGCGCACTTCCTCGACGGTCTGGTGATCTTCAAGCGTGGCAAGGACGAAAGCCGTCCGCCGCAGCCGATCGAAGTCCCGGTCACCAACAACATCATCCTGAAAAAGCTGCGTGTGGCCTTCGAGCTGAAAGAAGACGACATGCATGCGATCCTCAAGGCCGCCGAGTTTCCGGTGTCCAAGCCTGAGCTGAGCGCGCTGTTCCGCAAGGTCGGCCACACCAACTACCGTCCGTGCGGCGACCAGTTGCTGCGCAATTTCCTCAAAGGGCTCACGCTGCGCGTGAGAGCTTAA
- a CDS encoding rRNA pseudouridine synthase, which translates to MTDPIRLSKRLIELVGCSRREAELFIEGGWVTVDGEVIDEPQFKVGDQKVELDKDAKATAPEPVTILLNVPAGMDVDTAMQSLSAETLSEEHRYGKRPLRGHFLRLTASADLQPKASGLLVFTQDWKILRKLTADAAKIEQEYVVEVEGDMVAHGLNRLQHGLTHKGKELPPVKASWQNENRLRFAMKNPQPGIIAQFCEAVGLKVIGIRRIRIGGVSIGKVPVGQWRYLSGKEKF; encoded by the coding sequence ATGACTGACCCGATTCGCCTCTCCAAACGCCTCATCGAACTGGTGGGTTGCTCCCGCCGCGAGGCCGAGCTGTTCATCGAGGGCGGCTGGGTCACCGTGGACGGCGAAGTCATCGACGAGCCGCAATTCAAGGTGGGCGACCAGAAAGTCGAGCTCGACAAGGACGCCAAGGCCACCGCGCCGGAGCCGGTGACGATTCTGCTGAACGTGCCGGCGGGCATGGATGTCGACACCGCCATGCAATCGCTGAGCGCCGAGACCCTCAGCGAGGAGCACCGCTATGGCAAACGCCCGTTGCGCGGACATTTCCTGCGCCTGACCGCCAGCGCCGACCTGCAGCCCAAGGCCAGCGGCCTGCTGGTGTTCACCCAGGACTGGAAGATCCTGCGCAAGCTCACTGCCGATGCGGCCAAGATCGAGCAGGAATACGTGGTCGAAGTCGAAGGTGACATGGTCGCCCACGGCCTCAACCGCTTGCAGCACGGACTGACTCACAAGGGCAAGGAGCTGCCGCCGGTCAAGGCCAGCTGGCAGAACGAAAACCGCCTGCGCTTCGCTATGAAGAATCCGCAGCCGGGGATCATTGCCCAGTTCTGCGAAGCGGTGGGCCTGAAGGTCATCGGCATCCGCCGCATCCGCATTGGCGGCGTCTCGATCGGCAAAGTCCCGGTCGGCCAGTGGCGCTATCTGTCCGGCAAAGAGAAGTTCTAA
- a CDS encoding GNAT family N-acetyltransferase, with amino-acid sequence MRQHSVIHTPKLSDYQELTRVWEASVRATHDFLPDSYIELLRNLVLTRYLDAVMLICTKDAQQRITGFAGVAAGKIEMLFIDPAHRGQGLGKKLLTYAMQHLNADELDVNEQNPQAQGFYFKQGFEVIGRSEVDGMGQPYPLLHMRLRQNQQRSSNG; translated from the coding sequence ATGCGTCAGCATTCGGTCATCCATACGCCGAAACTCAGCGATTATCAGGAACTGACCCGGGTCTGGGAGGCCTCGGTCCGCGCGACCCATGATTTTCTGCCGGACAGCTACATCGAGCTGCTGCGCAATCTGGTGCTGACCCGCTACCTCGATGCGGTGATGCTGATCTGCACCAAGGACGCTCAGCAGCGCATCACCGGGTTCGCCGGGGTCGCGGCGGGCAAGATCGAGATGCTGTTCATTGATCCCGCCCATCGGGGCCAGGGCCTGGGCAAAAAACTGCTCACCTACGCCATGCAACACCTGAACGCCGATGAACTCGACGTCAACGAACAGAACCCGCAGGCGCAGGGCTTTTACTTCAAGCAGGGCTTCGAAGTGATCGGCCGCTCGGAAGTCGATGGCATGGGCCAGCCGTATCCGTTGTTGCATATGCGTTTGCGCCAGAACCAGCAGCGCTCCAGTAACGGCTGA
- the rimO gene encoding 30S ribosomal protein S12 methylthiotransferase RimO, whose translation MSTTPAPANPKVGFVSLGCPKALVDSERILTQLRMEGYDVVSTYQDADVVVVNTCGFIDSAKAESLEVIGEAIKENGKVIVTGCMGVEEGNIRDVHPSVLAVTGPQQYEQVVNAVHEVVPPRQDHNPLIDLVPPQGIKLTPRHYAYLKISEGCNHSCSFCIIPSMRGKLVSRPVGDVLDEAQRLVKSGVKELLVISQDTSAYGVDVKYRTGFWNGAPVKTRMTELCEALSTLGVWVRLHYVYPYPHVDELIPLMAAGKILPYLDIPFQHASPKVLKAMKRPAFEDKTLARIKNWREICPDLIIRSTFIVGFPGETEEDFQYLLNWLTEAQLDRVGCFQYSPVDGAPANDLDLEVVPDDVKQDRWERFMAHQQAISSARLQMRIGREIEVLVDEVDEQGAVGRCFFDAPEIDGNVFIDNGSNLKPGDKVWCKVTDADEYDLWAEQI comes from the coding sequence ATGTCCACCACTCCTGCGCCGGCCAATCCCAAGGTTGGCTTCGTATCTCTGGGTTGCCCGAAAGCACTGGTCGACTCCGAGCGCATCCTGACCCAGCTGCGCATGGAAGGCTATGACGTGGTGTCCACCTATCAGGACGCCGATGTCGTGGTGGTCAACACCTGCGGTTTCATCGACTCGGCCAAGGCTGAATCGCTGGAAGTGATCGGTGAAGCGATCAAGGAAAACGGCAAGGTGATCGTCACCGGTTGCATGGGCGTGGAAGAAGGCAATATCCGCGACGTACACCCGAGCGTGCTGGCCGTGACCGGTCCGCAGCAGTACGAGCAAGTGGTCAATGCCGTGCACGAAGTCGTGCCGCCGCGTCAGGATCACAATCCGCTGATCGACCTGGTGCCGCCGCAAGGCATCAAGCTGACGCCGCGCCACTACGCCTACCTGAAAATTTCCGAAGGCTGCAACCACAGCTGCAGCTTCTGCATCATCCCGTCGATGCGCGGCAAACTGGTCAGCCGTCCGGTCGGCGACGTGCTCGACGAAGCCCAGCGTCTGGTCAAGTCCGGCGTCAAAGAGCTGCTGGTGATCTCGCAAGACACCAGCGCCTACGGCGTTGATGTGAAATACCGCACCGGTTTCTGGAACGGCGCGCCGGTGAAAACCCGCATGACCGAACTCTGTGAAGCGCTGAGCACCCTCGGCGTCTGGGTGCGTCTGCACTACGTTTACCCGTACCCGCACGTTGACGAGCTGATCCCGCTGATGGCCGCCGGCAAGATCCTGCCGTACCTGGACATCCCGTTCCAGCACGCCAGCCCGAAAGTGCTGAAGGCAATGAAACGCCCGGCGTTCGAAGACAAGACTCTGGCGCGGATCAAGAACTGGCGCGAAATCTGCCCGGACCTGATTATCCGTTCGACCTTCATCGTCGGCTTCCCGGGCGAAACCGAAGAAGACTTCCAGTACCTGTTGAACTGGCTGACCGAAGCCCAGCTCGACCGTGTCGGCTGCTTCCAGTATTCGCCGGTAGACGGCGCACCCGCCAACGATCTGGACCTGGAAGTGGTCCCGGACGACGTCAAGCAGGATCGTTGGGAGCGCTTCATGGCGCACCAGCAAGCGATCAGCTCGGCACGCCTGCAGATGCGCATCGGCCGCGAGATCGAAGTGCTGGTGGACGAAGTCGACGAGCAAGGCGCAGTGGGCCGCTGCTTCTTCGACGCCCCGGAAATCGACGGCAACGTGTTCATCGACAACGGCAGCAACCTCAAGCCGGGCGACAAGGTCTGGTGCAAAGTGACTGACGCTGACGAATACGATTTGTGGGCTGAGCAGATCTGA
- a CDS encoding potassium transporter Kup, with protein sequence MLVAAVGVVYGDIGTSPLYTLKEVFAGHYGVPVNHDGVFGILALIFWSLIWVVTIKYVLFVLRADNQGEGGIMALTALARRASSRYPKLQAVLVILGLIGAALFYGDSMITPAISVLSAVEGLELAFDGLERWVVPMALVVLVGLFLIQKHGTDRIGKLFGPVMVAWFLVLGGLGVSGIVRHPEVLNALNPIWGVRFFIVHPGMGVAILGAVVLALTGAEALYADMGHFGRKPIARAWLALVLPALVLNYFGQGALLLENPEAARNPFYLLAPNWALVPLVVLATLATVIASQAVISGAFSLTRQAIQLGYIPRMHIQHTSSAEQGQIYIGAVNWALMVGVILLVIGFESSGALASAYGVAVTGTMLITSILVAAVILLLWKWPPLLAVPILLGFLLVDGMFFAANVPKIIQGGAFPVLAGIVLFVLMTTWKRGKELLVDRLDEGALPLPIFISSIRVQPPHRVQGTAVFLTARSDAVPHALLHNLLHNQVLHEQVVLLTVVYEDIPRVPPSRRFEVEAHGEGFFRVILHFGFTDEPDVPLALKLCHLDDLDFSPMRTTYFLSRETVIASKLEGMARWREALFAFMLKNANGNLRFFNLPLNRVIELGTQVEM encoded by the coding sequence ATGCTGGTCGCGGCAGTCGGGGTGGTTTACGGCGACATCGGCACGAGCCCGTTGTACACCCTCAAAGAAGTGTTCGCCGGTCATTATGGGGTGCCGGTCAATCACGACGGAGTCTTCGGGATTCTGGCGTTGATTTTCTGGTCGCTGATCTGGGTAGTCACGATCAAGTACGTGTTGTTCGTACTGCGCGCCGACAACCAGGGTGAAGGCGGGATCATGGCGCTGACTGCCCTGGCGCGACGTGCATCGAGCCGCTACCCGAAATTGCAGGCGGTGCTGGTGATTCTGGGGTTGATCGGTGCCGCGCTGTTTTACGGCGACAGCATGATTACCCCGGCCATTTCCGTGTTGTCGGCGGTCGAGGGTCTGGAATTGGCGTTTGATGGTCTGGAGCGCTGGGTGGTGCCGATGGCACTGGTGGTGCTGGTCGGGTTGTTTCTGATCCAGAAGCATGGCACCGATCGCATCGGCAAGCTGTTTGGTCCGGTGATGGTGGCGTGGTTTCTGGTGCTGGGCGGTCTGGGTGTCAGCGGGATCGTCAGACACCCTGAAGTGCTGAATGCGCTGAACCCGATCTGGGGTGTGCGGTTCTTCATAGTGCATCCGGGCATGGGGGTGGCGATTCTCGGCGCGGTGGTGCTGGCATTGACCGGCGCCGAAGCTTTGTACGCCGACATGGGCCACTTCGGTCGCAAGCCGATTGCCCGCGCCTGGCTGGCGCTGGTGCTGCCGGCGCTGGTGCTGAACTACTTCGGCCAGGGCGCCTTGCTGCTGGAGAACCCGGAAGCGGCGCGTAACCCGTTCTACCTGCTGGCGCCGAACTGGGCGCTGGTGCCGTTGGTGGTGCTGGCCACCCTGGCCACGGTGATCGCTTCGCAAGCGGTGATTTCCGGTGCGTTCTCGCTGACCCGCCAGGCGATTCAACTCGGCTACATCCCGCGCATGCACATTCAGCACACCTCCAGTGCCGAACAGGGGCAGATCTACATCGGTGCGGTGAACTGGGCGCTGATGGTCGGCGTGATCCTGCTGGTGATCGGTTTCGAATCCTCCGGCGCACTGGCGTCTGCCTACGGAGTGGCGGTGACCGGCACCATGCTGATCACCAGCATTCTGGTGGCGGCGGTGATCCTGCTGCTGTGGAAATGGCCACCGCTGCTGGCCGTGCCGATTCTGCTCGGCTTCCTGCTGGTCGATGGCATGTTCTTCGCGGCCAACGTGCCGAAGATCATTCAGGGCGGTGCGTTCCCGGTACTCGCGGGGATCGTGCTGTTCGTCCTGATGACCACCTGGAAACGCGGCAAGGAGCTGCTGGTCGATCGTCTCGACGAAGGCGCGCTGCCGCTGCCGATCTTCATCAGCAGCATCCGCGTGCAACCGCCGCACCGCGTGCAGGGCACTGCGGTGTTCCTCACCGCACGCTCCGACGCCGTGCCGCACGCGCTGTTGCACAACCTGCTGCATAACCAGGTGCTGCACGAGCAAGTGGTGCTGTTGACAGTGGTCTACGAAGACATCCCGCGTGTGCCGCCATCGCGCCGCTTCGAGGTCGAGGCCCACGGCGAAGGCTTCTTCCGGGTGATCCTGCACTTCGGCTTCACCGATGAGCCGGACGTGCCGCTGGCACTGAAGTTGTGCCATCTGGATGACCTGGACTTCAGCCCGATGCGCACCACCTATTTCCTCAGCCGCGAAACGGTGATCGCCTCGAAACTCGAAGGCATGGCCCGCTGGCGTGAAGCGCTGTTTGCGTTCATGTTGAAGAATGCCAATGGCAACTTGCGCTTCTTCAATCTGCCGTTGAACCGGGTGATTGAACTGGGGACGCAGGTCGAGATGTAG
- a CDS encoding DUF3077 domain-containing protein, with protein sequence MTETDLYGLAHLKTIGFTPFLYHSDQAFFNVRSGIPIIDALSQSSDLLYLAKSFAEDAAFIKDTDRHAWAAHYLTVMGKALLDDVIQTLMPRSVRANAESEDMPDRR encoded by the coding sequence ATGACCGAAACTGATCTGTACGGACTCGCACACCTTAAAACCATCGGCTTCACCCCCTTCCTCTACCACTCGGATCAAGCGTTTTTCAACGTCCGCTCCGGCATCCCGATCATTGATGCCTTGTCCCAATCCTCCGACTTGCTATACCTCGCCAAATCCTTCGCCGAGGACGCGGCCTTCATCAAAGACACCGACCGCCATGCCTGGGCTGCGCATTACCTGACGGTGATGGGCAAGGCTTTGCTGGATGATGTGATTCAGACACTGATGCCACGATCTGTGCGGGCCAATGCCGAATCTGAAGACATGCCTGATCGCAGGTAA